A window of Thermoleophilia bacterium contains these coding sequences:
- a CDS encoding glucose 1-dehydrogenase encodes MLLKDRVAIVTGGAKGMGRSIALRFAEEGCHVVVADIDEAGAQTVAEEARGHGVGALAARCDITRTSEIEAMVGKTLKEFGKIDVLINNAGGVPGTGGSGNSETITEEEWDRIVTLNLKGPFLVTKAVLPAMKERRSGSIVFISSMGAVSPVVSVLHYHSAKAGIIGLSINLAFELAPLGIRVNTIVPGPVETPFWDSLLPPGPERDAFFEALGKHEVPLGRVGKPEDIAGAALFLASDLSSFVTGQTLCVAGGLPMMSQRAVFNIEGYLKERGIL; translated from the coding sequence ATGTTGCTGAAGGATAGGGTTGCCATTGTTACCGGTGGCGCAAAAGGTATGGGCCGAAGCATCGCCCTGCGGTTCGCCGAGGAAGGCTGCCACGTAGTGGTGGCCGACATTGACGAGGCGGGGGCGCAAACCGTGGCTGAGGAGGCGCGGGGTCACGGGGTTGGGGCCCTTGCGGCCCGCTGTGACATAACCCGCACCTCCGAGATAGAAGCCATGGTTGGTAAGACGCTTAAAGAGTTCGGAAAGATTGATGTGCTAATCAACAACGCCGGTGGAGTACCGGGCACAGGAGGATCGGGTAACAGCGAGACCATTACCGAGGAAGAATGGGACCGTATTGTAACCCTTAATCTCAAGGGCCCCTTCCTCGTGACCAAGGCGGTTCTTCCCGCCATGAAGGAAAGGCGCTCAGGCTCCATCGTGTTCATTTCTTCCATGGGGGCTGTCTCGCCGGTTGTCTCGGTCTTGCACTATCACTCCGCCAAGGCTGGGATTATAGGTCTCAGCATAAATCTGGCTTTTGAGCTTGCTCCTTTAGGGATCAGAGTAAACACGATCGTTCCGGGACCGGTTGAAACTCCCTTCTGGGATTCTCTACTTCCTCCAGGCCCAGAAAGAGACGCTTTCTTTGAGGCTTTGGGCAAACACGAGGTGCCTCTGGGTAGAGTAGGTAAGCCAGAGGATATCGCCGGAGCCGCGCTTTTCTTGGCTTCGGATCTGTCTTCTTTCGTGACGGGCCAAACCCTTTGCGTAGCAGGGGGGTTGCCCATGATGTCCCAGCGAGCGGTCTTTAACATCGAAGGCTATCTAAAAGAGCGAGGGATACTATGA
- a CDS encoding molybdopterin-dependent oxidoreductase, whose protein sequence is MSEALGDKENVQERKVVCWASPGCIHQCGLIATVKDGRLVGLKGNRDYPTPNHGCNDRMPYHINWLYSSDQLLHPLKRKGERGENQWEHITWDQALDEIAAKLAELRDKYGPETLALHEGTYRSDLYGIRTRFLNLFGNPSNIGCAGTICRCNTVAMNLALLGTVNSRPKLDQVKCVVLHGCNLPHTAPLDWQRLKTRLEQKAVKLIVIDPRKTEAGRYADIWVQLRPGTDAALLLAWINVIIEEGLYDKDFVNEWTFGFDKLRERAAEYTPEKVADTTWVSPEVIRASARLYATNWPAGFHWGSATDMLGRNSIRVEQARICLRALTGNLKVGGGEMVVGPGPIVDGKLAIRDAMLALPEKVSPEQRKKQIGSDRFKLMGWPGYEAMAKYYEQTYGVPFPVAAHNFVAVQPLIWKAVLEEDPYPIKAMISWGSNVLLNGGEVKLMYRALKSPNLELHVVLDHFLTPTAQLADYVLPAASKLEKPMCATHEDFAPNIACAEAAVEPLGERRSDYHFWRGLAQRLGFGEYFPWETEEELADYRLAPLGLTFKEVATQKYFVRSDEPWTYLTINPRTGKPTGFATPSGKVELYSQILEQLGYDPLPYYEEPPESPISTPDIAKEYPYILITGGNFRPMFHSENRQLGIGTREQYPDPVMDIHPETARTLDIEEGDWVFVETRRGVIRQRAHLTDEIDPRVINVQSHWWFPELPPREPWLGGLWESNANVLTWADDPETFDPVTGGWPLRALLCKVYKMRTVDRSQTSERR, encoded by the coding sequence ATGAGCGAGGCACTCGGCGACAAAGAAAATGTTCAAGAAAGAAAGGTAGTATGTTGGGCTTCGCCTGGCTGTATCCATCAGTGCGGGCTCATTGCCACAGTTAAGGATGGCCGGTTGGTTGGACTCAAAGGTAATAGGGACTACCCCACACCCAACCATGGCTGCAACGACCGCATGCCGTATCACATCAACTGGCTCTACAGCTCTGACCAGCTCCTACATCCGCTCAAGCGCAAGGGTGAGCGTGGCGAGAACCAATGGGAGCACATCACTTGGGATCAAGCTCTGGATGAGATCGCGGCCAAGCTGGCTGAGCTTAGAGACAAGTATGGACCCGAGACTCTGGCCTTGCACGAGGGAACCTACCGTAGCGATTTGTACGGCATTCGTACAAGATTTCTGAATCTTTTCGGAAACCCTTCCAACATAGGCTGTGCGGGGACCATCTGCCGCTGCAACACGGTAGCCATGAACCTGGCGCTCTTGGGGACGGTTAACTCTCGGCCGAAACTTGACCAAGTTAAATGCGTAGTGTTGCACGGCTGCAACCTTCCCCACACAGCTCCGCTTGATTGGCAGCGACTGAAGACGCGTCTGGAGCAGAAGGCGGTCAAGCTCATAGTGATCGATCCCCGCAAGACCGAGGCCGGGCGCTATGCGGATATCTGGGTGCAGCTTCGTCCTGGTACCGATGCAGCTCTTCTTCTTGCCTGGATCAATGTGATCATAGAAGAGGGCCTTTACGACAAAGATTTTGTAAATGAGTGGACATTTGGTTTTGACAAGCTGCGGGAAAGGGCGGCTGAATATACCCCTGAGAAGGTGGCTGACACTACTTGGGTTTCACCAGAAGTAATTCGCGCTTCGGCTAGACTTTACGCTACCAACTGGCCGGCAGGCTTTCATTGGGGGTCAGCCACCGACATGCTCGGCCGCAATTCAATCAGGGTGGAGCAAGCTCGCATTTGTTTGCGTGCGCTCACGGGGAATCTAAAGGTGGGGGGCGGCGAGATGGTAGTTGGTCCCGGCCCCATAGTAGACGGGAAGCTGGCAATTCGGGACGCCATGCTTGCTCTTCCCGAGAAGGTAAGCCCCGAGCAACGCAAGAAGCAGATTGGCTCCGACCGATTCAAGCTCATGGGTTGGCCAGGCTACGAGGCCATGGCTAAGTACTACGAGCAAACTTACGGGGTACCCTTCCCCGTTGCTGCTCACAACTTTGTGGCGGTCCAGCCACTCATCTGGAAAGCAGTTCTGGAGGAGGATCCCTACCCGATCAAAGCCATGATCAGCTGGGGGAGCAACGTACTGCTCAATGGTGGAGAGGTCAAACTAATGTATCGGGCCTTAAAAAGCCCTAACCTTGAACTCCATGTAGTGCTTGATCACTTTCTCACGCCCACTGCCCAACTGGCAGATTACGTGCTTCCTGCGGCTAGCAAGCTCGAAAAACCGATGTGTGCCACACACGAAGACTTTGCTCCCAACATCGCTTGTGCCGAGGCCGCAGTGGAACCTTTGGGCGAGCGGCGAAGCGATTATCACTTTTGGCGCGGTCTCGCCCAGCGCTTGGGCTTTGGCGAGTACTTTCCCTGGGAGACCGAGGAGGAATTGGCTGATTACCGACTTGCTCCATTGGGACTTACTTTTAAGGAAGTTGCGACTCAGAAATACTTTGTCCGTAGCGACGAACCGTGGACATATCTCACTATCAATCCCCGGACGGGCAAGCCGACAGGTTTTGCCACTCCTTCAGGCAAGGTAGAGCTCTATTCTCAGATCCTGGAGCAGCTAGGGTACGACCCGCTACCTTACTACGAAGAGCCCCCGGAAAGTCCCATAAGCACACCGGACATCGCAAAGGAGTATCCGTATATTTTGATCACAGGGGGCAATTTTAGGCCCATGTTCCACTCGGAAAACAGGCAGCTTGGCATCGGAACTCGGGAACAATATCCCGATCCCGTGATGGACATCCATCCAGAGACCGCCCGGACTTTAGACATAGAGGAAGGGGACTGGGTTTTTGTGGAGACTCGTCGTGGTGTAATCAGGCAGCGGGCCCATCTAACAGACGAGATTGACCCCAGAGTGATCAATGTGCAAAGCCACTGGTGGTTCCCCGAGCTTCCCCCGCGCGAGCCTTGGTTGGGCGGTCTTTGGGAGTCAAACGCCAACGTACTAACGTGGGCCGATGATCCGGAAACTTTTGATCCGGTGACCGGCGGGTGGCCGCTTAGGGCTCTTCTTTGCAAGGTATACAAGATGCGCACGGTGGATCGCTCTCAAACAAGCGAGCGACGGTAA
- a CDS encoding aldehyde ferredoxin oxidoreductase family protein, which translates to MGKVRYGYMGRLLFVDLSTGAIHEEELQEETARQFVGGYGIGARVLMERMRPGVDPLGPENIFGIGTGPLTLSGVYSACRFTTMGKSPLTGYWGDANCGGNFADAFKGSGFDLAFFMGKAEHPVYVLIRDGRVEIKDARHLWGKDTATTEELIREENNDPDLKVATIGPAGERLSRISAVINDRGRAAARSGLGAVMGSKNLKAVACRGSMKPEIFDRETIRAKMRQMMKETRENPSGMFFSLSHTGTPGAMVPHMTDHDVPIKNWAGNTEEDFPEPKWSLVGWDGMAKYVKKKYACSGCPIACGSLIDMDHGKWSVRDAHKPEYETLAAFGPMCLNADPESLIYANELCNMYGLDTISAGATVAFAIECYENGILTKDDTDGLELTWGNSEAIIEVLKKMCVREGIGDVLADGAKWAAQAIGRGSEQFAMHAGGEMLAMHDPRCFPGWGATYVSDAVPGRHTRGGTAFAEHGGVNEIVYRGLGVPFKMDPYDNTDKGKYHAILAGWQHWVATSGACLFGVDAMPFDFVGCLNAITGWDLDYAEIDQTGRRIATLLHAFNLREGFKPSDFRLPDRVNGRPPLTAGKLKGITIDSELRKRLFYEAMGFDYETGKISRERVKALGLEGIVPETVTI; encoded by the coding sequence ATGGGTAAAGTCCGCTACGGCTACATGGGTCGTCTACTTTTCGTGGACTTAAGCACCGGGGCTATCCACGAAGAGGAGCTTCAAGAAGAAACTGCCCGGCAGTTCGTGGGTGGTTATGGCATTGGGGCGCGCGTACTCATGGAGCGCATGAGACCGGGGGTTGATCCTCTAGGGCCGGAGAATATTTTCGGGATCGGCACCGGTCCGCTCACGCTCTCAGGTGTCTACTCGGCTTGTCGTTTTACTACCATGGGCAAGTCCCCGCTCACCGGGTACTGGGGAGACGCCAACTGCGGGGGCAACTTTGCTGACGCCTTTAAGGGGTCGGGTTTTGATCTTGCTTTTTTCATGGGAAAGGCTGAGCACCCGGTTTATGTTCTTATTCGGGACGGGCGGGTGGAAATCAAGGACGCCCGGCACCTATGGGGCAAGGACACTGCCACTACAGAGGAGCTGATCCGCGAGGAGAACAACGATCCCGATCTAAAGGTGGCCACAATAGGGCCTGCAGGAGAGCGGTTGTCTCGCATCTCGGCTGTGATTAACGATCGGGGACGGGCAGCTGCTCGCTCGGGCCTTGGGGCTGTGATGGGTTCAAAGAACCTAAAAGCTGTGGCGTGTAGGGGCAGCATGAAGCCCGAAATCTTCGACCGCGAGACTATTCGGGCAAAAATGAGACAGATGATGAAAGAAACGCGCGAGAATCCCTCGGGCATGTTTTTCTCGCTGTCTCATACCGGCACGCCTGGCGCCATGGTTCCGCACATGACCGATCACGACGTGCCCATTAAAAACTGGGCAGGCAACACGGAGGAAGACTTTCCCGAGCCCAAGTGGAGTCTTGTGGGCTGGGATGGCATGGCCAAGTACGTCAAGAAAAAGTACGCGTGCAGTGGATGTCCCATAGCTTGCGGTTCTCTTATAGACATGGACCACGGGAAGTGGAGCGTCCGCGACGCTCACAAGCCCGAGTACGAGACGCTTGCAGCATTCGGCCCTATGTGTCTGAACGCCGATCCGGAGTCACTGATCTATGCCAATGAGCTTTGCAACATGTACGGGCTTGACACGATCTCGGCCGGCGCCACGGTGGCGTTTGCCATTGAGTGTTACGAGAACGGCATTCTCACTAAGGACGACACCGACGGACTAGAGCTCACTTGGGGAAACAGTGAGGCCATTATCGAGGTCCTGAAGAAAATGTGTGTCCGCGAGGGCATCGGCGATGTGCTAGCCGATGGTGCCAAGTGGGCGGCGCAAGCTATTGGCCGAGGGTCTGAGCAGTTTGCCATGCATGCCGGGGGTGAAATGCTGGCCATGCACGACCCCCGGTGTTTTCCAGGGTGGGGCGCCACCTATGTCTCTGATGCGGTTCCCGGCCGGCATACCAGGGGCGGCACTGCCTTTGCGGAGCACGGTGGCGTAAACGAGATCGTGTACCGCGGTCTGGGAGTTCCTTTCAAAATGGATCCTTACGACAACACCGACAAGGGCAAGTACCATGCCATTCTGGCAGGGTGGCAGCACTGGGTAGCTACGTCAGGAGCATGCTTGTTTGGCGTAGACGCAATGCCTTTTGACTTTGTCGGCTGTCTCAACGCCATCACCGGCTGGGATCTTGACTACGCTGAGATAGATCAGACGGGCCGGCGCATTGCCACTCTTCTTCATGCGTTCAATTTAAGAGAAGGGTTCAAGCCATCTGATTTCCGTCTTCCGGACCGAGTCAACGGGCGTCCACCGCTCACAGCCGGGAAGCTCAAAGGAATAACCATCGACTCTGAGTTGCGAAAGCGGCTGTTCTACGAAGCCATGGGCTTTGACTATGAGACAGGGAAGATCAGCCGGGAAAGAGTAAAGGCTCTTGGCTTAGAAGGGATAGTGCCAGAGACGGTCACGATCTGA
- a CDS encoding cupin domain-containing protein, producing the protein MSDSKYGKYIITEDLMPPMPEAMVKAMEDQAREGKILDRTLLLGITSSIIPECPLFVGCEILWGLPGGKPVDIEIAHTHDFDEVIGFVGTNRNYPRELGGEIEILIGGERHTLTKTCLIFIPRGVTHCPVTLKRIDTPIVMFEACNDPNYRKNFAEGQA; encoded by the coding sequence ATGAGCGATTCCAAATATGGCAAATACATCATCACCGAGGATCTCATGCCACCTATGCCCGAGGCCATGGTTAAGGCCATGGAAGATCAGGCAAGAGAAGGCAAGATACTGGATAGGACGCTTCTACTTGGGATCACCAGCTCCATCATTCCCGAGTGCCCGCTGTTTGTGGGGTGCGAAATCTTGTGGGGGCTCCCCGGTGGTAAACCGGTGGACATTGAGATTGCCCACACGCACGATTTTGACGAAGTCATAGGGTTTGTGGGAACGAACCGAAACTATCCGCGTGAGCTTGGGGGAGAAATTGAGATTCTAATCGGCGGGGAGCGTCACACGCTTACGAAGACCTGTCTTATCTTCATTCCCAGGGGAGTAACTCACTGTCCCGTTACGCTCAAGAGGATCGACACGCCTATTGTGATGTTCGAGGCTTGCAACGATCCAAATTACAGGAAGAATTTCGCGGAAGGGCAAGCTTAA
- the glmL gene encoding methylaspartate mutase accessory protein GlmL, producing the protein MGSVRLFVDFGSTFTKLVAFDLEAGELLGRVQVPSTVDTDITVGLEQAFYLLAETVHFGEEERRQTLACSSAAGGLRVVCVGLVPEYTTEAGRRAALGAGAKIVGSYSYELSESELREIEELAPDIVLLTGGTDGGNKKVIIHNASMLARTSARVPNIVVAGNKSAYDEVDRLLRDTGKNIIYTKNVMPEIGVLDVDAANHTIRDLFIARITEAKGISKVKRMIADVIMPTPAAVLEAAKLLADGLPGEPGLGELLMVDVGGATTDVYSIARGTPASGSVRYVGLPEPYAKRTVEGDLGLYHNLDTLKEVAREEQLPEWFDEVVQRMEEGRSVPSDPMEQECHVLLARAAVRAAVNRHVGQLKPVFTPDGEVWLQRGKDLTQVKWVVGAGGPVSFSSDPARVLEGAVYEAELPLLLKPKNPRFLLDEHYIFFALGLLAQSEPHKALELMRKYATPVGTA; encoded by the coding sequence GTGGGCAGCGTGCGACTTTTTGTCGACTTTGGCAGCACTTTCACTAAACTGGTGGCCTTTGATCTGGAGGCCGGGGAACTACTTGGCCGTGTGCAGGTTCCGTCTACGGTAGACACTGACATTACGGTAGGGCTGGAGCAGGCTTTCTACCTCCTCGCCGAAACAGTGCACTTTGGCGAAGAGGAGCGCAGGCAGACGTTAGCCTGCAGCAGCGCAGCTGGTGGACTGCGTGTGGTGTGTGTGGGACTGGTACCCGAATACACCACCGAGGCTGGGCGAAGGGCTGCCCTGGGGGCCGGAGCGAAGATTGTCGGATCCTATTCCTACGAACTGTCCGAGTCAGAACTCAGAGAAATCGAAGAGCTGGCGCCCGATATTGTCCTCTTAACGGGCGGTACTGACGGGGGAAACAAGAAGGTTATTATTCACAATGCTTCTATGCTGGCCCGTACAAGTGCGCGGGTGCCTAACATTGTAGTGGCGGGCAACAAGTCGGCATACGATGAGGTTGACCGCCTTCTGCGCGACACCGGCAAAAACATCATTTACACCAAGAACGTCATGCCCGAGATTGGGGTACTAGACGTTGATGCGGCCAATCACACGATTCGGGATCTGTTTATAGCCCGCATTACTGAGGCCAAAGGAATCAGCAAAGTCAAACGGATGATTGCCGACGTCATTATGCCCACTCCTGCTGCTGTGCTGGAGGCTGCCAAGCTCTTGGCGGACGGTCTTCCGGGAGAGCCAGGCCTGGGAGAGCTGCTCATGGTGGACGTGGGAGGAGCCACCACCGATGTGTACTCCATCGCCAGAGGTACTCCGGCTAGCGGTTCTGTTCGCTACGTGGGCCTGCCCGAGCCGTATGCTAAGCGGACTGTAGAAGGTGATCTTGGGCTTTACCACAATCTCGATACGCTAAAGGAAGTTGCCCGCGAGGAGCAGCTTCCGGAATGGTTTGATGAAGTGGTACAAAGGATGGAGGAAGGTCGGAGCGTGCCTTCCGATCCCATGGAGCAGGAATGCCATGTTCTGCTTGCTCGAGCGGCGGTGCGGGCGGCGGTCAATCGGCACGTGGGTCAACTAAAGCCTGTCTTTACCCCTGACGGCGAGGTGTGGCTTCAGCGGGGCAAAGACCTCACCCAGGTCAAGTGGGTGGTTGGAGCCGGAGGGCCGGTGTCCTTTTCTTCCGATCCCGCTCGGGTGCTTGAAGGTGCTGTCTATGAGGCCGAGCTGCCCCTCCTGCTTAAGCCTAAGAATCCCCGCTTTCTTTTGGATGAGCACTACATCTTCTTTGCCCTGGGATTGCTGGCCCAGAGCGAACCACACAAAGCTCTTGAGCTCATGCGGAAGTATGCGACGCCGGTGGGCACAGCGTAA
- a CDS encoding nuclear transport factor 2 family protein: MAAKPTYEDLVRWMHDYFATYNQYAQNPDTVHRMDEFFAPDFVFVPYVYLFGGKDNPIRGREAFYALLTGHPTDYEQFKVKQVAVDERQMVAVAFLEASIYETATNALKVQKDYLAWYELELDADGKPKIKTVRFFWEATPPEVDAKYAVPPEIVRES, translated from the coding sequence ATGGCCGCAAAGCCGACATACGAAGATCTCGTGCGTTGGATGCACGACTACTTTGCCACTTACAACCAATACGCGCAAAACCCAGATACCGTTCACCGAATGGACGAATTCTTTGCCCCAGACTTTGTTTTTGTTCCTTACGTCTACTTGTTCGGCGGCAAAGATAACCCCATTAGGGGCAGGGAGGCCTTTTACGCTCTGCTCACGGGGCACCCGACGGACTACGAGCAATTCAAAGTGAAGCAGGTTGCTGTAGATGAGCGACAGATGGTGGCGGTGGCTTTTCTTGAAGCCTCGATTTATGAGACTGCCACCAACGCACTCAAAGTACAAAAAGATTACCTGGCCTGGTACGAGCTTGAACTTGACGCAGACGGCAAGCCCAAAATCAAGACCGTGCGCTTCTTCTGGGAGGCAACTCCTCCGGAGGTGGACGCCAAGTACGCAGTTCCTCCGGAAATTGTGCGAGAAAGCTAG
- a CDS encoding MoaD/ThiS family protein, producing MLDCKSMENSGKDKNAVDQSVPVAAPTVEVEFFPRRPGEDNIVVSLQSVRTLGDLLDHLEMPPTAEAVLVNGRYERPQYTLGPGDRITIIRSMPGGG from the coding sequence ATGCTAGACTGCAAATCTATGGAGAATTCAGGTAAGGACAAGAACGCAGTAGACCAAAGCGTGCCTGTTGCCGCGCCTACTGTAGAGGTTGAGTTTTTCCCTAGGCGCCCGGGGGAGGACAACATAGTCGTTTCTCTGCAGTCCGTTCGGACCCTGGGAGACCTCCTTGACCACCTGGAGATGCCCCCTACCGCCGAAGCCGTGCTGGTAAACGGTCGATACGAGAGACCGCAATACACGCTGGGCCCTGGAGACCGCATCACAATCATCCGCTCCATGCCGGGGGGCGGGTAG
- a CDS encoding FAD-dependent oxidoreductase: MGNDSKYEKLFEPGRIGPVTTRNRILKTGAGLLMCHEDDVHMRPEMLALYEAIARGGVGLIIVESPTIDYPAGVRWRNRYRIDDDRYIEGLKELVDVIHKHGCPTFMQMNHDGPWQARLGIDPNPPFAGPPIAASPVWVEAEADFHNEKPRALTIPEIEDLVDKFAAAAERAKKAGFDGVDVNAASSHLLHNFLSPFWNRREDIYGGSPENRARFACQVISEIKRRCGSDFACTIIINGLETGKAVGIDDNLCLTPEIAREQAKYLEKAGADAVMVRSHWIGYHVPSYLTDLLFYPDPPVPVDQFPSGYYAKEKGVAANMLLAAEMKKTLSIPVTVVGRLDADKAEMILQKGMADFIGMNRRLQADPEYPNKVREGRFDDIAPCTACGNCLGTKKCRINGLFGTPYNTIEKAPKKKKVLVLGGGPGGMEAARVSAIRGHDVTLYEKEPKVGGLLPVAAMVKGPHPEDLTLIINYLRGQLRKLGVKVVRGTEADLAVVERLKPDVVFVANGAKPTIPQIKGLDRPNVVNGADLHKLLKRLLRFFGPYTLRALTKLWMPLGKKVVVIGGAIQGCELAEFLVKRGRQVTIVDTAEMLGDGMIDAFLGNLMLWFKKKGVELIPGVREYVEITDKGLTIVTKDGETKTIEADTIVTSLPLSPNLDLAEQVKKKVPEVYVIGDCGEPGLIREAIGTACRTAREV, encoded by the coding sequence GTGGGCAACGATTCCAAGTACGAAAAGTTGTTTGAGCCGGGGCGTATTGGGCCCGTCACCACGCGAAATCGCATCCTAAAGACGGGTGCGGGCCTACTCATGTGTCACGAGGACGATGTGCATATGCGCCCGGAGATGTTGGCGCTTTACGAGGCTATAGCTCGCGGCGGCGTGGGGCTGATCATCGTAGAGTCGCCGACAATTGACTACCCGGCGGGTGTCCGCTGGCGCAATCGTTACCGCATTGATGATGACCGCTACATCGAGGGGCTGAAAGAGCTGGTGGATGTGATCCACAAGCACGGCTGTCCTACCTTCATGCAGATGAACCACGACGGGCCTTGGCAGGCTCGCCTGGGTATCGATCCAAATCCGCCTTTTGCGGGCCCGCCCATTGCAGCCTCCCCCGTTTGGGTTGAGGCGGAGGCCGACTTTCACAACGAAAAGCCTCGTGCTCTAACCATTCCCGAGATCGAAGATTTGGTAGATAAGTTTGCGGCCGCGGCCGAGCGGGCCAAAAAGGCTGGGTTTGACGGGGTGGACGTAAACGCCGCAAGTAGCCACCTGCTGCACAATTTCCTTTCGCCGTTCTGGAACCGGCGGGAGGACATCTATGGCGGCAGCCCCGAAAATCGGGCTCGTTTTGCCTGTCAGGTGATTTCCGAGATTAAGCGGCGCTGCGGTAGCGACTTTGCCTGCACCATCATCATCAACGGCCTGGAAACTGGCAAAGCTGTAGGAATTGATGACAACCTATGCCTGACCCCGGAAATTGCCCGCGAACAGGCCAAGTATCTGGAAAAGGCTGGGGCAGACGCAGTGATGGTTCGTAGTCACTGGATCGGCTACCACGTGCCCTCTTACCTTACAGACCTGCTGTTCTACCCGGACCCACCAGTGCCAGTAGATCAATTTCCCAGCGGCTATTACGCCAAGGAAAAGGGAGTAGCGGCCAATATGCTGTTGGCGGCCGAAATGAAGAAGACCCTTTCCATACCGGTTACGGTGGTCGGTAGGCTTGACGCTGACAAAGCCGAGATGATTCTGCAAAAGGGCATGGCTGATTTCATCGGCATGAACCGGCGCCTACAGGCTGACCCCGAATATCCCAACAAAGTGCGCGAAGGCCGCTTTGACGACATTGCCCCGTGCACAGCCTGCGGCAACTGTTTAGGAACAAAGAAGTGCCGCATCAACGGGTTGTTTGGCACCCCATACAACACCATCGAGAAGGCTCCCAAGAAGAAAAAGGTGCTCGTTCTCGGCGGGGGCCCGGGTGGTATGGAAGCAGCGCGGGTCTCGGCCATCCGCGGCCACGACGTGACCTTGTACGAGAAAGAGCCCAAGGTGGGAGGCCTACTGCCGGTGGCCGCTATGGTCAAGGGACCCCACCCGGAGGACCTAACTTTGATTATCAACTACCTTCGCGGCCAGCTGCGCAAACTGGGCGTCAAGGTGGTGCGGGGCACAGAGGCAGATCTAGCTGTAGTTGAGCGACTTAAGCCCGATGTAGTCTTTGTGGCTAACGGAGCTAAGCCCACTATCCCACAAATCAAGGGTCTTGATCGTCCCAATGTGGTTAACGGAGCTGACCTCCACAAGCTGCTTAAGCGTCTGCTTCGTTTCTTTGGTCCCTACACCCTGCGTGCTCTCACCAAGCTTTGGATGCCGCTAGGCAAGAAGGTGGTAGTGATCGGGGGAGCTATCCAAGGCTGTGAGCTTGCTGAGTTCCTGGTTAAGCGAGGCCGCCAGGTGACCATTGTGGACACCGCGGAGATGCTCGGCGACGGAATGATCGACGCCTTCCTTGGCAATCTGATGCTCTGGTTTAAGAAGAAGGGTGTGGAGCTGATCCCCGGGGTGCGGGAGTACGTTGAGATTACTGACAAGGGACTCACGATTGTCACCAAGGACGGCGAGACCAAAACCATCGAAGCAGACACCATCGTTACTTCTCTGCCGCTTAGTCCCAACTTGGATCTCGCCGAACAGGTGAAAAAGAAAGTGCCAGAAGTTTACGTGATTGGAGACTGCGGAGAACCGGGTCTTATCCGCGAAGCCATTGGGACGGCGTGTCGCACCGCGCGCGAGGTATAA
- a CDS encoding SDR family oxidoreductase — protein sequence MSGLEGKVALVTGAASKRGMGHAIAVQLAADGADVAVVDKIARPRSIWPGDENWGGLDEVVSEIEARGRKGLALTADVSKAADVEAMVSRTLDVFGTIDILVHCVGVRGPVPVPVVELDEATWRMLLDVNLTGAFLVLKAVARTMIPNGEGKKIVVISSQAGIEKYPGAAGYCAAKHGLNGLVKTLAHELAQYKINVNAVSPGAIDTNFRDESLIKLAEDKGISVEEAIKLPPPGPGGSGGVPPIPLGRLGTAQDIADLVSFLVSDRASYITGQIIGVTGGL from the coding sequence ATGAGCGGCCTAGAAGGGAAAGTCGCCCTGGTTACGGGGGCGGCAAGCAAGAGAGGCATGGGGCACGCGATTGCCGTGCAGTTGGCTGCTGATGGTGCGGACGTGGCAGTGGTCGACAAGATTGCTCGTCCGCGCAGCATCTGGCCAGGGGACGAGAACTGGGGAGGTCTTGACGAGGTAGTAAGCGAGATAGAGGCTCGTGGACGCAAAGGACTAGCTCTCACCGCTGATGTGAGCAAGGCGGCGGACGTGGAAGCGATGGTGAGCCGCACTCTCGATGTTTTTGGGACGATCGACATCCTGGTGCATTGCGTGGGCGTGCGTGGTCCGGTGCCGGTGCCCGTGGTTGAGCTGGATGAGGCGACCTGGCGTATGCTGCTTGACGTAAACCTTACCGGAGCTTTTCTGGTGCTTAAGGCTGTAGCCAGGACAATGATTCCAAACGGCGAGGGCAAGAAGATCGTAGTCATTTCTTCACAGGCGGGCATTGAGAAGTATCCGGGCGCAGCTGGGTACTGCGCAGCCAAACACGGCCTAAACGGGCTAGTCAAGACTCTGGCTCACGAGCTTGCCCAGTATAAGATCAACGTTAATGCCGTGAGCCCAGGGGCTATAGACACTAACTTCCGCGACGAGAGTCTCATCAAGCTGGCCGAGGACAAAGGCATTAGCGTAGAAGAAGCTATCAAGTTGCCCCCGCCGGGTCCCGGGGGTAGCGGAGGGGTGCCGCCTATTCCATTGGGGAGACTGGGCACCGCTCAGGATATTGCCGACTTGGTGTCATTTTTAGTATCAGACCGGGCTAGTTACATTACCGGGCAGATCATTGGCGTGACCGGCGGGCTGTGA